Proteins from one Ipomoea triloba cultivar NCNSP0323 chromosome 1, ASM357664v1 genomic window:
- the LOC116019935 gene encoding putative callose synthase 8 isoform X4, with protein sequence MPECLCYIFHNMAYELHSMLIDAVSMTTGEKFMPAYGGGYESFLNNVVSPIYEVISKEAEKNKNGTTDHSTWRNYDDLNEFFWSPDCFQIGWPMRLDHDFFCVKSVPDQKVEKVRSPVGNVEDKKNDANEAENEDEEMGLKEEEPRKPKWLGKTNFVEIRSFWQIFRSFDRLWNFLILSLQAMIIMASHDLESPLQVFDAAILEDVMSIFITSAILKLVHAILDIVFTWKARSTMDSAQTTKCLLKVVVAMIWTTILPIFYANSRRKYTCYSTDGGSWLGEWCYSSYMVAVAFYLMTNAFDTILFLVPAVGKYIETSNFRVCTLLSWWTQPRLFVGRGMQESQLSILKYTLFWVLLLLSKLTFSYIFEIKPLISPTRQIMTIGVKGYDWHELFPKVKNNCGAIAAIWAPIIFVYFMDAQIWYSVYCSVFGGVYGILRHLGEIRTLGMLRSRFHTLPSAFNKYLVPPQAKDSPNGIKRLLFHQRFQKASGNEKNGVVNFALVWNQIIYSFREEDLISNREVDLMKIPVSSELFLGRVRWPVFLLANQLSTALCIARDFVGKDAQLLKKIKKDTCMYLVVTECYELLKDILEILVVGDLERRIVSSIFIEIEESIGRSTFIKDLKISELPQLHEKCIELVELLVEGNEDHHSTVVLVLQDIFELVTSDLMRNGSRVLASLQAEQEKEPTEIFSSPIEPLLFASKRCIHFPLPDTDSIMEKIKRFLLLLTIKDKALDVPKNLEARRRISFFATSLFMDMPSAPKVRNMLSFSILTPHYMEEVKFSSKELRSRKQGVSINFYMKKIYPDEWENFSERIGMEISNESNDDLYEEDLRKWASFRGQTLSRTVRGMMYYREAIKLQAFLDMAENDDILRGYDNDRLAAQLEALADMKFTHVVSCQMFGSQKTSGDPQAQDILDLMKMYPSLRVAYVEEKEEGKSQKTYSSILVKAINGFDQEVYRIKLPGSPNIGEGKPENQNHAIIFTRGEALQAIDMNQDNYMEEALKMRNILQEFLNNRGHRPPTIIGMREHIFTGSVSSLAWFMSYQETSFVTIGQRLLANPLRVRFHYGHPDLFDRIFHLTRGGISKASKTINLSEDVFAGFNTTLRRGCVTYLEYMQVGKGRDVGLNQISKFEAKVANGNSEQTISRDIYRLGHRFDFFRMLSCYFTTIGFYFNSLISVITIYVFLYGQLYLVLSGLQKALLIEAKVQNLKSLETALASQSFIQLGLLTGLPMVIEIGLERGFLNALKDFVLMQLQLAAVFFTFSYGTKSHYFGRTILHGGAKYRPTGRKVVVFHASFTENYRLYSRSHFIKGFELLLLLIVYDLFRRAYENTMVYVLITYAVWFMSMTWLLAPFLFNPSGFDWGKIVDDWKDWNKWIQQQGGIGIQQDKSWQSWWYDEQAHLRHSGLLSRLIEILLSLRFFIYQYGLVYHLDISGDNKNFIVYLLSWVVIVMIFLLVKAVSIGRHFLSANYHLAFRLFKALLFLGVVSTIITLSIICDLSVRDLIVCCLAFLPTGWGLIMVAQAVRPMIEGTGLWHFTQVFAQAYDYGMGVVIFAPLACLAWMPIISAFQTRFLFNEAFNRSLQIDSILYGKKKRK encoded by the exons ATGCCAGAGTGCCTATGTTACATATTTCACAAT ATGGCCTATGAATTGCACAGCATGTTGATTGATGCTGTAAGTATGACAACTGGAGAAAAATTTATGCCAGCTTATGGAGGAGGATATGAGTCCTTTCTTAACAATGTAGTTTCACCAATATACGAAGTTATAAGTAAG GAAGCCGAGAAAAACAAAAATGGCACAACTGATCATTCAACCTGGAGGAACTATGATGATCTCAATGAGTTTTTCTG GTCTCCAGATTGTTTCCAAATAGGTTGGCCCATGCGCCTggaccatgatttcttttgtgTAAAATCTGTACCAGATCAGAAAGTGGAAAAGGTTCGGAGTCCAGTTGGAAATGTTGAGgacaaaaaaaatgatgcaaATGAAGCtgaaaatgaagatgaagaaatgggG TTGAAAGAAGAAGAGCCACGGAAACCGAAATGGTTAGGGAAGACAAACTTTGTGGAGATCCGTTCATTTTGGCAGATTTTTAGAAGCTTTGATAGGTTATGGAACTTTCTTATCCTTTCACTTCAG GCTATGATAATTATGGCATCTCATGATTTGGAGTCGCCTCTACAAGTGTTTGATGCTGCAATACTGGAGGATGTTATGAGTATCTTCATTACGTCTGCCATCCTTAAACTTGTACATG CTATTCTGGACATTGTATTTACATGGAAAGCAAGAAGTACAATGGACTCTGCTCAAACTACAAAATGTCTACTGAAGGTGGTTGTTGCTATGATATGGACCACCATTCTTCCAATATTTTATGCAAATTCTCGACGAAAATATACTTGTTATTCAACAGACGGTGGAAGCTGGCTTGGAGAGTGGTGTTATTCCTCCTATATGGTTGCAGTTGCATTTTATTTGATGACTAACGCTTTTGACACAATTCTGTTTCTTGTGCCTGCGGTTGGAAAATACATTGAGACCTCCAATTTCCGTGTATGCACACTTTTGTCTTGGTGGACACAG CCTAGACTATTTGTTGGACGAGGAATGCAAGAAAGCCAACTCTCAATTCTGAA GTATACACTCTTTTGGGTCTTGTTATTGCTCAGCAAACTCACATTTAGCTATATATTTGAG ATAAAACCACTTATATCACCTACAAGACAGATCATGACGATTGGGGTTAAAGGTTATGACTGGCATGAGCTTTTCCCCAAAG TGAAGAATAATTGTGGAGCGATCGCTGCTATATGGGCACCTATTATATTT GTATATTTCATGGATGCACAAATCTGGTATTCTGTTTATTGTTCTGTTTTTGGTGGAGTGTATGGAATTCTGCGCCACCTTGGTGAA ATTAGGACCTTAGGAATGCTGAGAAGCAGATTTCACACTTTGCCTTCTGCATTCAACAAGTATCTCGTTCCACCACAAGCAAAAGACAGTCCGAATGGAATAAAAAGGTTGTTATTCCACCAGAGATTTCAAAAG GCTTCAGGAAATGAGAAGAATGGTGTTGTGAACTTTGCTCTTGTATGGAACCAAATTATTTATAGCTTCCGTGAAGAGGACTTGATTAGCAACAG GGAGGTGGATTTGATGAAAATACCTGTGTCATCAGAGTTATTCTTAGGCCGGGTTCGTTGGCCTGTATTCCTCTTAGCAAACCAG CTTTCAACAGCACTTTGTATAGCCCGAGATTTTGTGGGAAAAGATGCACAACTTttgaaaaagattaaaaaggacACCTGCATGTACCTGGTTGTAACTGAGTGTTATGAGTTACTGAAAGACATCCTAGAAATCCTTGTTGTTGGTGACCTGGAGAGAAG GATTGTTTCTAGTATATTCATTGAAATTGAGGAGAGTATTGGAAGATCAACTTTTATTAAGGACCTAAAGATAAGTGAACTACCACAGTTACATGAGAAATGTATCGAGTTAGTTGAACTTCTG GTTGAGGGAAATGAAGACCACCATAGCACGGTAGTATTGGTACTCCAAGATATATTTGAGCTCGTAACCAGTGATTTGATGCGAAATGGTTCAAG AGTACTGGCTTCACTTCAGGCTGAACAAGAAAAGGAGCCAACTGAAATTTTTTCTAGTCCAATTGAGCCACTACTGTTTGCATCAAAGCGCTGTATCCATTTTCCGTTGCCAGATACTGACTCCATAATGGAAAAG ATCAAACGATTTCTTTTGCTGCTCACTATCAAAGATAAAGCATTGGATGTGCCCAAGAACCTGGAGGCTCGGAGACGGATTTCATTTTTTGCCACATCTCTATTTATGGACATGCCAAGTGCCCCAAAAGTACGCAACATGCTGTCTTTCAG CATTCTGACTCCACACTACATGGAAGAAGTTAAGTTTTCATCAAAAGAGCTTCGTTCACGCAAACAAGGAGtgtccattaatttctatatgaAGAAGATATATCCAG ATGAATGGGAAAACTTTTCAGAACGTATAGGAATGGAAATATCAAATGAATCCAATGATGACCTTTATGAGGAAGATCTGAGGAAATGGGCATCTTTTCGAGGGCAAACTCTAAGCAGGACAG TGCGAGGAATGATGTACTACAGGGAAGCTATAAAGTTGCAAGCTTTTCTTGACATGGCTGAGAATGATG ACATACTTAGAGGTTATGACAATGACAGATTAGCAGCTCAACTTGAAGCATTAGCAGACATGAAATTTACTCATGTTGTTTCCTGTCAAATGTTTGGATCTCAAAAGACCTCCGGAGACCCACAGGCACAAGACATACTTGATTTGATGAAAAT GTATCCTTCTCTCCGTGTTGCATAtgttgaagagaaagaagaaggaaaatctcAAAAAACTTATTCATCTATACTGGTTAAAGCTATCAACGGTTTTGACCAG GAGGTGTATCGCATTAAACTCCCTGGTTCACCAAATATTGGAGAAGGCAAACCAGAGAATCAAAATCATGCCATAATTTTTACACGCGGGGAAGCTCTCCAAGCAATCGACATGAACCAA GATAATTATATGGAAGAAGCTCTCAAAATGAGAAATATCTTGCAGGAATTTCTGAATAACCGAGGTCATAGGCCTCCCACGATCATTGGCATGAGAGAACATATATTTACTGGAAG TGTTTCTTCTTTAGCTTGGTTCATGTCCTATCAAGAAACCAGCTTTGTTACAATTGGCCAAAGACTTCTAGCTAACCCACTCAG GGTCAGGTTCCATTATGGTCATCCTGATTTGTTTGATAGAATATTTCACTTGACAAGGGGAGGCATAAGCAAAGCATCAAAAACAATTAACTTGAGTGAGGATGTTTTCGCAG GATTTAACACTACACTACGCCGGGGATGTGTTACATATCTTGAGTATATGCAAGTTGGCAAAGGTCGTGATGTAGGACTCAACCAGATCTCAAAGTTTGAAGCGAAAGTAGCAAATGGCAACAGTGAGCAAACAATTAGTCGAGACATATACCGCCTTGGACATCGATTTGACTTCTTTCGGATGCTCTCTTGTTATTTCACAACAATAGGTTTCTACTTTAACAGCCTG ATATCAGTgataacaatttatgtgttcCTTTACGGCCAGTTATACCTAGTCCTAAGCGGTCTTCAAAAAGCACTTCTGATTGAGGCAAAAGTGCAAAACTTAAAATCACTTGAAACGGCTTTAGCCTCACAGTCATTTATCCAGCTTGGGCTCTTGACAGGCTTACCAATGGTTATAGAGATTGGGCTGGAGAGAGGGTTTCTCAATGCACTTAAAGATTTTGTGCTCATGCAACTGCAACTAGCTGCTGTATTCTTTACATTTTCATATGGTACCAAATCTCACTACTTTGGTAGAACAATCCTCCATGGGGGTGCCAAGTATAGGCCAACTGGGCGCAAGGTTGTGGTTTTTCATGCAAGCTTCACTGAAAACTATAGATTATACTCACGGAGCCACTTTATAAAAGGATTTGAGCTTCTGCTTCTGTTGATTGTTTATGATTTATTTAGACGAGCATACGAAAACACCATGGTTTATGTACTGATTACTTATGCAGTCTGGTTCATGTCAATGACTTGGTTGCTTGCACCATTTCTATTTAATCCCTCTGGATTTGACTGGGGCAAGATAGTAGATGACTGGAAAGATTGGAACAAGTGGATACAGCAGCAAGGTGGTATAGGAATCCAACAGGATAAAAGTTGGCAGTCATGGTGGTATGACGAGCAAGCTCATCTCCGTCATTCAGGGCTGCTTTCTCGGTTGATTGAGATACTTCTTTCTCTAAGATTTTTTATTTACCAATATGGATTGGTCTATCACCTTGATATATCCGGGGACAataaaaatttcattgtttatttGCTCTCATGGGTTGTCATTGTCATGATTTTCCTTTTGGTCAAG GCTGTCAGTATTGGGAGGCACTTTCTCAGCGCTAACTATCATCTAGCCTTCCGGCTCTTCAAAGCACTGCTTTTCCTGGGAGTTGTGTCTACAATTATAACCCTCTCAATCATCTGTGATCTATCAGTGCGAGATTTGATCGTCTGCTGTCTAGCGTTTCTGCCAACCGGATGGGGCTTGATAATG GTTGCACAGGCTGTGAGACCGATGATTGAAGGAACCGGGCTATGGCATTTCACTCAGGTGTTTGCTCAAGCTTATGATTATGGAATGGGAGTAGTTATCTTTGCTCCTCTAGCTTGCCTGGCTTGGATGCCAATCATTTCCGCCTTCCAAACACGTTTTCTTTTCAACGAGGCTTTCAACAGGAGCCTGCAGATTGACTCTATTCTGTATGGGAAGAAGAAACGAAAATGA